A window from Culex pipiens pallens isolate TS chromosome 3, TS_CPP_V2, whole genome shotgun sequence encodes these proteins:
- the LOC128093597 gene encoding uncharacterized protein LOC128093597 isoform X1: protein MCSRRCSVRDCYSGYFGGSKVFFSCNAKYRDCDKWKAFTERDDPPKNCYICEDHFLPEDFINVNCKSQGLRRFVVPSIKPPADSLLMLIRKKCNQTNSVNK from the exons ATGTGTTCCAGACGTTGCAGTGTCCGTGATTGTTACAGCGGGTATTTTGGTGGCTCGAAAGTCTTTTTCAGTTGCAATGCAAAGTACAG GGACTGTGATAAATGGAAAGCGTTCACAGAACGCGATGACCCTCCGAAAAACTGTTACATCTGCGAAGATCACTTCCTTCCGGAAGATTTCATCAACGTAAACTGTAAGAGTCAAGG GCTTCGGAGGTTCGTCGTTCCAAGCATTAAACCACCTGCTGATTCGTTACTGATGCTTATCCGAAAGAAATGTAACCAAACAAATTCAGTGAATAAATAA
- the LOC128093597 gene encoding uncharacterized protein LOC128093597 isoform X2, which translates to MCSRRCSVRDCYSGYFGGSKVFFSCNAKYRDCDKWKAFTERDDPPKNCYICEDHFLPEDFINVNCFGGSSFQALNHLLIRY; encoded by the exons ATGTGTTCCAGACGTTGCAGTGTCCGTGATTGTTACAGCGGGTATTTTGGTGGCTCGAAAGTCTTTTTCAGTTGCAATGCAAAGTACAG GGACTGTGATAAATGGAAAGCGTTCACAGAACGCGATGACCCTCCGAAAAACTGTTACATCTGCGAAGATCACTTCCTTCCGGAAGATTTCATCAACGTAAACT GCTTCGGAGGTTCGTCGTTCCAAGCATTAAACCACCTGCTGATTCGTTACTGA
- the LOC120420153 gene encoding uncharacterized protein LOC120420153: MPCFCQIFNKSKQYRPVKSKTGSPQTNANVGNGTADNPTGHVPQENNSSGPVSASAVVQLKAKVWSLQNSLSDSAVINNNMQEAITETVAEKYRLLDELNQAKTEAALAEAQQDEERNRHARERDKFLREIDSYRSKINELSCLVEKIAEQNIELKQQLLEANDTVCRVARKYMKLKSIEC; this comes from the exons ATGCcatgtttttgtcaaattttcaacaaatccaAACAATATCGACCGGTCAAAAGTAAAACCGGCAGTCCTCAAACGAACGCCAACGTTGGTAACGGCACCGCTGACAACCCGACAGGTCATGTCCCCCAGGAGAACAACAGCAGCGGCCCCGTGTCCGCGTCGGCGGTCGTCCAGCTGAAGGCCAAAGTGTGGTCACTGCAAAACTCGCTGTCCGATTCGGCCgtcatcaacaacaacatgcAG GAAGCAATCACCGAAACCGTGGCTGAAAAGTATCGACTGCTGGACGAGCTGAACCAGGCAAAAACCGAAGCGGCCCTCGCGGAGGCACAGCAGGACGAGGAACGGAACCGGCACGCCCGCGAGCGGGACAAATTTCTCCGGGAAATTGATTCCTACCGGAGCAAAATTAACGAGCTGTCCTGTCTTGTG gaaaaaattgCCGAGCAAAATATCGAGCTAAAGCAGCAGCTACTGGAGGCCAACGATACGGTGTGCAGAGTTGCGAGAAAGTACATGAAGCTGAAGTCTATTGAATGTTAG